The following are encoded together in the Phragmites australis chromosome 19, lpPhrAust1.1, whole genome shotgun sequence genome:
- the LOC133900901 gene encoding uncharacterized protein LOC133900901 isoform X2 — protein sequence MLADRVLGELVKELKVRPAPVVFASFSGGPKGCTYKVLQLIERRCEGQLSLDEYQLVRDCLCGQMYDSGPVDFVSDLGTRFLLDPSVLKMSEPPRVLSWMAKGLASGLDTLFISKFEEQRKDYWETLYSSAHVGPILILCSEDDQLATFSIVQDFGQRLLELGGDVNLVKWHSSPHVGHYKHHPEEYRAAVTELLMKASTLYRSRRQLNGYEVGVSEHSGMPPSVSNLHRTAASSNVRLQRPPIDPTDQFFLPSSKEYHESNNEDPKPELFNMPSVESMNPHGVLGQVLYDVVPKNIEGWDLKPSASMNGRHMNNIARRRGNFNPVKCMRRSRL from the exons ATGCTTGCTGACAGGGTGCTCGGGGAGCTTGTCAAG GAGCTTAAGGTTAGACCGGCACCTGTCGTGTTTGCATCGTTTTCGGGAGGGCCGAAAGGTTGCACATACAAGGTTCTTCAG CTGATTGAGCGAAGATGTGAAGGGCAACTAAGTCTG GATGAGTACCAGCTTGTACGAGATTGTCTATGCGGGCAAATGTACGACTCAGGTCCTGTAGATTTTGTCAGTGATTTAGGCACTCGCTTTCTCCTTGACCCAAGTGTCCTGAAGATGTCTGAACCTCCTCGTGTCTTATCATGGATGGCCAAGGGCCTTGCCTCAGGTCTCGACACTCTTTTCATTAGCAAATTTGAAGAACAACGCAAAGATTATTGGGAAACACTATACTCATCAGCA CATGTTGGTCCAATACTAATACTATGTTCAGAGGATGATCAACTTGCTACATTTTCAATTGTTCAAGATTTTGGCCAGCGTCTCCTGGAGCTTGGTGGTGATGTGAACCTAGTTAAATGGCATAGTTCTCCTCATGTAG GTCACTACAAGCATCACCCTGAGGAATATCGAGCTGCGGTGACAGAGCTACTCATGAAGGCCTCAACGCTTTACAGGAGCAGAAGACAACTTAACGGCTATGAGGTGGGCGTGAGTGAGCACAGCGGCATGCCTCCGTCCGTCTCTAATCTCCATAGAACTGCTGCAAGCTCCAATGTTCGGCTGCAAAGACCACCAATCGATCCAACCGATCAGTTCTTCCTGCCGAGCTCCAAGGAGTACCATGAAAGCAATAATGAAGACCCGAAGCCCGAGCTGTTCAACATGCCAAGCGTGGAAAGCATGAACCCGCATGGGGTATTGGGTCAGGTGCTGTATGATGTCGTCCCAAAGAACATAGAAGGCTGGGACCTCAAGCCTTCTGCGTCAATGAATGGGAGGCACATGAATAACATTGCACGTCGACGTGGCAATTTTAATCCAGTTAAATGCATGCGACGATCAAGATTGTGA
- the LOC133900901 gene encoding uncharacterized protein LOC133900901 isoform X1 produces MWGRHYWGGGRRPSGAAGGGGDGAGGVVVMFAWLSSQERHVRAYVELYAALGWACLVCHSDFLTLFFPEKAAMLADRVLGELVKELKVRPAPVVFASFSGGPKGCTYKVLQLIERRCEGQLSLDEYQLVRDCLCGQMYDSGPVDFVSDLGTRFLLDPSVLKMSEPPRVLSWMAKGLASGLDTLFISKFEEQRKDYWETLYSSAHVGPILILCSEDDQLATFSIVQDFGQRLLELGGDVNLVKWHSSPHVGHYKHHPEEYRAAVTELLMKASTLYRSRRQLNGYEVGVSEHSGMPPSVSNLHRTAASSNVRLQRPPIDPTDQFFLPSSKEYHESNNEDPKPELFNMPSVESMNPHGVLGQVLYDVVPKNIEGWDLKPSASMNGRHMNNIARRRGNFNPVKCMRRSRL; encoded by the exons ATGTGGGGGCGGCACTACtggggcggcgggcggcggccgagcggggctgccggagggggaggagacggcgccggcggcgtggtGGTGATGTTCGCGTGGCTGTCGAGCCAGGAGCGGCACGTGCGGGCGTACGTGGAGCTGTACGCCGCGCTCGGGTGGGCGTGCCTCGTCTGCCACTCCGACTTCCTCACCCT GTTTTTTCCCGAGAAGGCTGCCATGCTTGCTGACAGGGTGCTCGGGGAGCTTGTCAAG GAGCTTAAGGTTAGACCGGCACCTGTCGTGTTTGCATCGTTTTCGGGAGGGCCGAAAGGTTGCACATACAAGGTTCTTCAG CTGATTGAGCGAAGATGTGAAGGGCAACTAAGTCTG GATGAGTACCAGCTTGTACGAGATTGTCTATGCGGGCAAATGTACGACTCAGGTCCTGTAGATTTTGTCAGTGATTTAGGCACTCGCTTTCTCCTTGACCCAAGTGTCCTGAAGATGTCTGAACCTCCTCGTGTCTTATCATGGATGGCCAAGGGCCTTGCCTCAGGTCTCGACACTCTTTTCATTAGCAAATTTGAAGAACAACGCAAAGATTATTGGGAAACACTATACTCATCAGCA CATGTTGGTCCAATACTAATACTATGTTCAGAGGATGATCAACTTGCTACATTTTCAATTGTTCAAGATTTTGGCCAGCGTCTCCTGGAGCTTGGTGGTGATGTGAACCTAGTTAAATGGCATAGTTCTCCTCATGTAG GTCACTACAAGCATCACCCTGAGGAATATCGAGCTGCGGTGACAGAGCTACTCATGAAGGCCTCAACGCTTTACAGGAGCAGAAGACAACTTAACGGCTATGAGGTGGGCGTGAGTGAGCACAGCGGCATGCCTCCGTCCGTCTCTAATCTCCATAGAACTGCTGCAAGCTCCAATGTTCGGCTGCAAAGACCACCAATCGATCCAACCGATCAGTTCTTCCTGCCGAGCTCCAAGGAGTACCATGAAAGCAATAATGAAGACCCGAAGCCCGAGCTGTTCAACATGCCAAGCGTGGAAAGCATGAACCCGCATGGGGTATTGGGTCAGGTGCTGTATGATGTCGTCCCAAAGAACATAGAAGGCTGGGACCTCAAGCCTTCTGCGTCAATGAATGGGAGGCACATGAATAACATTGCACGTCGACGTGGCAATTTTAATCCAGTTAAATGCATGCGACGATCAAGATTGTGA
- the LOC133900764 gene encoding cyclin-dependent kinase inhibitor 3-like, with product MGGRCLRSCSKQRRQPAAEAAAHLTLRSGRIVPAGPKVSRSHGRGAAGSGAGWGGAKAADSARGCRSAAARSQRRRPALGSQLSGGRPEELPPPPNPIVRDDGCEDDQDRQEAPLTGEVLKHEHENKVAACRPSPSPLEGEIEAFFAAAELAERRRFAETYNYDVALDRPLEGRFEWAPVST from the exons ATGGGGGGCAGGTGCCTCAGGAGCTGCAGCAAGCAGCGGCGCCAGCCGGCGGCCGAGGCAGCGGCGCACCTCACGCTGCGCAGCGGCCGCATCGTGCCGGCGGGACCGAAGGTGAGCAGGAGCCATGGCCGCGGCGCCGCCGGATCTGGCGCCGGCTGGGGCGGCGCCAAGGCAGCCGACAGCGCGCGCGGGTGCAGGAGTGCGGCTGCGAGGAGCCAGCGTCGCCGGCCGGCGCTTGGTTCCCAGCTGAGCGGCGGACGGCCGGAGGAGCTGCCGCCTCCGCCGAACCCCATTGTCCGCGACGACGGCTGCGAAGATGACCAAGACAG ACAGGAGGCGCCCCTCACTGGCGAGGTGTTGAAGCACGAGCACGAGAACAAGGTCGCCGCGTGCAGAccatcgccgtcgccgctgGAAGGAGAGATCGAGGCCTTCTTCGCCGCGGCGGAGCTTGCCGAGCGACGGCGATTTGCGGAGAC GTACAATTACGACGTTGCCCTCGACCGCCCGTTGGAAGGCCGGTTTGAATGGGCACCGGTGAGCACGTGA
- the LOC133900901 gene encoding uncharacterized protein LOC133900901 isoform X3, producing MWGRHYWGGGRRPSGAAGGGGDGAGGVVVMFAWLSSQERHVRAYVELYAALGWACLVCHSDFLTLFFPEKAAMLADRVLGELVKELKVRPAPVVFASFSGGPKGCTYKVLQLIERRCEGQLSLDEYQLVRDCLCGQMYDSGPVDFVSDLGTRFLLDPSVLKMSEPPRVLSWMAKGLASGLDTLFISKFEEQRKDYWETLYSSAHVGPILILCSEDDQLATFSIVQDFGQRLLELGGDVNLVKWHSSPHVTTSITLRNIELR from the exons ATGTGGGGGCGGCACTACtggggcggcgggcggcggccgagcggggctgccggagggggaggagacggcgccggcggcgtggtGGTGATGTTCGCGTGGCTGTCGAGCCAGGAGCGGCACGTGCGGGCGTACGTGGAGCTGTACGCCGCGCTCGGGTGGGCGTGCCTCGTCTGCCACTCCGACTTCCTCACCCT GTTTTTTCCCGAGAAGGCTGCCATGCTTGCTGACAGGGTGCTCGGGGAGCTTGTCAAG GAGCTTAAGGTTAGACCGGCACCTGTCGTGTTTGCATCGTTTTCGGGAGGGCCGAAAGGTTGCACATACAAGGTTCTTCAG CTGATTGAGCGAAGATGTGAAGGGCAACTAAGTCTG GATGAGTACCAGCTTGTACGAGATTGTCTATGCGGGCAAATGTACGACTCAGGTCCTGTAGATTTTGTCAGTGATTTAGGCACTCGCTTTCTCCTTGACCCAAGTGTCCTGAAGATGTCTGAACCTCCTCGTGTCTTATCATGGATGGCCAAGGGCCTTGCCTCAGGTCTCGACACTCTTTTCATTAGCAAATTTGAAGAACAACGCAAAGATTATTGGGAAACACTATACTCATCAGCA CATGTTGGTCCAATACTAATACTATGTTCAGAGGATGATCAACTTGCTACATTTTCAATTGTTCAAGATTTTGGCCAGCGTCTCCTGGAGCTTGGTGGTGATGTGAACCTAGTTAAATGGCATAGTTCTCCTCAT GTCACTACAAGCATCACCCTGAGGAATATCGAGCTGCGGTGA